In Comamonadaceae bacterium OS-1, a single window of DNA contains:
- the secB gene encoding protein-export protein SecB has product MSEQQDPVFQIQRVYLKEASLEQPNSPGILLDPTQPSVEIQLGVEANPVADGIFEVAVTATVQTKIGEKTVFLVEAKQAGIFEIRNMSQEQMGPIIGIACPQIVYPYLRSNVADMVQRAGFPQVHLAEINFQAMYEQQQANAAAAAAEAPTATLQ; this is encoded by the coding sequence ATGTCCGAGCAACAAGATCCCGTATTCCAGATCCAGCGCGTCTACCTGAAAGAGGCTTCGCTGGAGCAGCCCAATTCCCCCGGCATCCTGCTGGACCCCACCCAGCCTTCGGTGGAAATCCAGCTGGGTGTGGAAGCCAACCCGGTGGCCGATGGCATTTTCGAAGTCGCGGTGACCGCCACTGTGCAAACCAAGATTGGCGAAAAGACCGTGTTTCTGGTGGAAGCCAAGCAAGCCGGCATTTTTGAAATCCGCAACATGTCGCAAGAGCAGATGGGCCCGATCATCGGCATTGCCTGCCCGCAAATCGTCTACCCCTACCTGCGCAGCAACGTGGCAGACATGGTCCAGCGCGCTGGTTTCCCGCAAGTGCACCTGGCCGAAATCAACTTCCAGGCCATGTACGAGCAGCAGCAAGCCAACGCCGCTGCGGCCGCTGCCGAAGCGCCCACTGCAACCCTGCAGTAA
- the gpsA gene encoding glycerol-3-phosphate dehydrogenase [NAD(P)+] has translation MKIAVLGAGAWGTALAISASLHSQGGHSVTLWARNAEQAAAMQAQRCNQRYLPGIPFPEALTVCSVAPAALAALVAGHDLVILGTPMSGLRSMLQDIAGCAAPVAWLCKGFESPGSKPFGLLAHEVYAQVATESIANEVADGAARYGVLSGPSFAQEVARGQPTALVAASSHAEVRDALVEAFHSPALRVYASDDVVGVEVGGAVKNVLAIATGLCDGLGLGLNARAALVTRGLAEMTRLGVALGAKAETFMGLSGLGDLVLTCTGDLSRNRQVGLLLAQGQTLDQAVASLGHVAEGVYSARTVAQRAHSLGVDMPITHSVVALLDGRIRPADAVASLMGRSPVPELV, from the coding sequence ATGAAAATCGCGGTTCTGGGCGCGGGGGCCTGGGGCACCGCGCTGGCCATCAGCGCCAGCCTTCACTCGCAAGGCGGCCACAGCGTCACGCTGTGGGCGCGCAATGCCGAGCAGGCCGCTGCCATGCAGGCCCAGCGCTGCAACCAGCGCTACCTGCCCGGCATTCCTTTTCCCGAAGCCCTTACCGTCTGCTCCGTGGCACCCGCGGCCCTGGCCGCGCTGGTGGCGGGGCACGACCTCGTGATTTTGGGCACACCCATGTCGGGCCTGCGCAGCATGCTGCAGGACATTGCAGGCTGTGCCGCCCCGGTGGCCTGGCTGTGCAAGGGGTTTGAATCTCCTGGTTCCAAGCCTTTTGGGCTGCTGGCGCACGAGGTATATGCACAAGTAGCTACGGAATCCATAGCAAATGAGGTTGCCGATGGGGCTGCCCGTTATGGCGTGCTCAGCGGCCCCAGTTTTGCCCAGGAAGTCGCCCGTGGCCAGCCCACTGCCCTGGTAGCGGCCAGCAGCCACGCCGAGGTGCGCGATGCCCTGGTCGAGGCCTTCCACAGCCCGGCGCTGCGGGTCTATGCCAGCGACGACGTGGTGGGCGTGGAGGTGGGCGGCGCGGTCAAGAACGTGCTGGCCATCGCCACCGGCCTGTGCGATGGCTTGGGCCTGGGCCTGAACGCGCGGGCGGCACTGGTGACCCGTGGGCTGGCCGAGATGACGCGCCTGGGCGTCGCCCTGGGTGCCAAGGCCGAGACCTTCATGGGCTTGTCGGGTCTGGGCGATCTGGTGCTGACCTGCACCGGCGATCTGAGCCGCAACCGGCAGGTGGGCTTGTTACTGGCGCAGGGCCAGACGTTGGACCAGGCGGTGGCCTCTTTGGGCCATGTGGCCGAGGGCGTGTACAGCGCCCGCACTGTGGCGCAGCGCGCGCACAGCCTGGGCGTGGACATGCCCATCACCCACAGCGTAGTGGCTTTGCTGGACGGGCGCATCCGCCCGGCTGACGCTGTTGCGTCTCTGATGGGGCGGTCCCCGGTGCCCGAGCTCGTGTAA
- the flhD gene encoding flagellar transcriptional regulator FlhD — protein MNTEQIIAEIREANLTYLMLAQSLIRQDKAEALFRLGINEEAADILGALSAAQILKLASGNMLLCHFRVEDSLVWSLLTNHDIKKVGNPATNTLHANILMAGRVAEVL, from the coding sequence ATGAACACCGAACAGATCATTGCCGAAATCCGCGAGGCCAATCTGACGTACCTCATGCTGGCGCAAAGCCTGATCCGCCAGGACAAGGCCGAAGCCCTGTTCCGCCTCGGCATCAACGAAGAAGCCGCCGACATCCTGGGTGCCCTGTCCGCTGCGCAAATTCTGAAACTGGCCTCGGGCAATATGCTGCTGTGCCACTTCCGCGTGGAAGACAGCCTGGTCTGGAGCCTCTTGACCAACCACGACATCAAGAAGGTCGGCAACCCTGCCACCAACACCTTGCACGCCAACATCCTGATGGCTGGCCGCGTGGCCGAAGTCCTGTAA